The following nucleotide sequence is from Flavimarina sp. Hel_I_48.
TTGAAAATGAGCAATACAGGCACCTTGCCATCGCGCAGGTATTATCTGCAGATGTCTTAGTCACGCTTGTAGACAATTTTGGGGATATTCCTTATTCAGAAGCATTGCAGGGAGCTGATGATCTCTTAAATCCCAATGTTGATTCGGGTGTAGCTGTTTACTCAGCCGCAGAAGGTATGTTAAACGATGCCATAAGCAATTTTACCAGGGATGGCTCACAACCAGGCCCCGATACTGATTTGTTTTACGACAATGATTATGATCTTTGGGTAAAACTTGCAAATACCTTAAAGATGAAAATCTATTTACAGACGCGGCTCGTTGATGCAGATGCAAATAGCAAGTTCAACGCTATTGTTGCTGCGGGGAACTATATCACAGACACGAGTGAAGATTTTGAGTTTCAGTGGGGAACTAATGAAAATCAACCAGATACAAGAGCTCCAAAATACGCTGACAACTATACGCCTACCGGAGCCGGGGATTATTTATCTAATTGGTTGATTGGCACTATGCAGGACAAGGATGACCCACGATTGAGATATTATTTCTATAGACAAGTTAATGCAGTACCTGGTGAGGAAGTCCCTCCAAACGAGCAAACATTAACCTGTTCTTTAGAAAATGCCCCACAACATTACATTGACGGTGGATTTACATTTTGTAGTTTACCCAATGGCTACTGGGCACGGGATCATGGTGATAATGATGGTACTCCTGGAGATGGTTTTCTAAGAAGTACCTATGGTGTATATCCTGCAGGAGGAAATTTTGACGATAGTCGTTTTGATCCTGTAACTCAAGGTGGTGGTGGAGCTGGTGCTGGTATTACGCCTTTAATGTTAGCTTCATGGGTTGATTTTATGAAAGCAGAGATGGCATATCTCGAAAACCCTGCAACTGCCGAAGAATTTATTATTGCAGGCACACAAAAATCTATCGCTAAAGTACGGTCTTTTGGAAGCCTGGATGGCAGCGCAGATTTAAGTGTAGCTCCATCTGATGATGATGTAAGTACTTATCTTGACGACGTCGCATCAGATTATCAGAGTGCTACAGAAACAGGAAAATGGAATGTTATGGCAGAGCAATTTTGGATCGCCTCTTTTGGAAATGGTACACTTAATTACAATTTTTACAGAAGAACTGGCTATCCTACAACACTACAACCTAACAGGGAGTTCAATCCAGGAGGATTTATCCGTTCATTCAGATACCCTGCAAACTTTGTAAATAACAATTCATCTGTAAGTCAAAAACAGGATGTAACGGCCCAGGTTTTTTGGGACACCAATCCTCCATCGCCAGAATTTCCAACTTCTAATTAAAAAACGCTATTATGAAAAATATAAAACTAATTTTAGCTTTCACCTTCTTGACCCTTATATGGGGCTGTAGTGATGGCGACAGAATTGTAGATCAGGTTTTTGATGAAACCACCTCTGGTGGTATATTGAGGACATTGAGTACTAATAACGGCACATTCGATTTTAACGATCCCTCCATAGGTTGGTCCGTCACATTGGAAGCCCAAGATGAACAGAATGGTGACCTCCTGCAAGCTGTAAATGTGTATGCTGGTCTTTATCGTAACACCGCTCTTGTGGGCACAGAGGAATTTGTTAAAGAAGTTCCAGCTTCTGCTTTTACAGAGGGGAAAAATGGATTACCTGTGGGTGATGTTATCGCAACACTTACTGAAGTTGCCAATAGCCTTGGGTTGAGCCCATCAGACTATAGTAGTACGGATGAATTCAGGATTAGGCTGGAATATGTTATGACCAATGGGCAAACATGGAGTAGAAGCGATGGCGCCGGTACGGTATTGACAAGCTCTTATTTCAAATCTCCATACTTATATACCGTACCTTTTTTCTGTTCACTAGAGAATGCATCCATATTTAATGGAGATTACACTGTCACAACAGATTCCTGGGAAGATTACACTGCAGGCGATGTTGTACCTGTGGTTTATGATGCCGATAATGGCGAGTATACCTTTCATATACTGGCAACAAATAACCCATATCTTGTGAACGCAGATTCAGCCTATATGATCGTTACCATAGATCCTTCAGACGGCTCCGTTGATGTTACGGCAAACGAAGATTTTGATTATGGTGGTGACTTTGTGGTAACGGTAACAGGTGAGGGAACAGTTGCCACGTGTACCGGTAATATAAATCTTAGAATAGATTTCGGCCCTAGTTATACCGATAATGCTTTTCGTTTAACTAAAAACTAAGTTAATTAGCCAATTTAGTTTTCTGGGGACCGCCTAATAAGCGGTCCTTTTTTATATCGCTATTTTTTATTCCCTTCTTCTAAAAACCTAAAAACTTAATTCTAAATTTGCAATATGAGCAAAGAAACGAATATATACGGTACACGGGCCATAATAGAAGCCATCAAAGCCAAAAAAGAAATAGGTAAAATATACCTCCAGAAAGGAATATCAAATCCTTTGAGCAAACAATTGGAGCACCTCATTAAAGATGAAGGAATCTCAGTTTCTTATGTTCCAGAGGAAAAACTTCACAAACTTTCTTCTCAAAACCATCAGGGCGCAATTGCAACCATCTCCCCTATTCGTTTTGCCGACTTTAGCCAGGTAGCCGAAGCCATCTTGGCCGGAGAAAAAAAAGGGCTCTTTTTATTACTGGATCAATTATCAGATGTGCGTAACTTTGGTGCCATTATACGTACTGCGGAATGTACAGGTGTTGATGCTATTATAATTCCTAAATCTGGTGGGGCTCCAGTCACTGATGATACTATTAAAACATCTGCTGGGGCGGTTTTCAATATTCCTATATGTAAAGTAGATCATATTAAAGATGCCATCTTTTATCTACAGGGATCTGGTGTTCAAATAGTCGCAGCTACCGAAAAAACCGACGATCTTATATATGCTGTGGACTTTAAAGACCATACCGCAATAGTTATGGGAAGTGAAGGAAAAGGGGTTACTCCTGGAGTTTTAAAACTAGTAGACGTCAAAGCGAAATTACCCCTGAGTGGTAAGATAAGCTCACTAAATGTTTCTGTTGCCTGCGGTGCATTTTTGTATGAAGTAGTCAGACAGCGTTACTAATGGTCTTTTTTCGAGACAAAAAGACTGGATCTTTATATAAATTCCTTTGAATATTTCAAAGGAATTTTTCTTTATATAATATGCTGCTTTTAAACACAAAATAAATTCTATTAAAGCATATGAATATTTAAGCAATCAGTATTTCCATGAAGATTTAATTAAATATTTACATATATAATTGAACTAAGCGGTAGATGGCAGCAAAGGTTTGGAATATTCTTTTGAATATTGTGAAAATTAAACTTTTTCTCACAAACCTTTAAATAAAATAAGCATAAGCTTGTTTAGAGATGATTAATTATTGGCTAATTGAAATTTTTACACCATTTTTGACCAACTAATATTTAAATTATTTATATGAAATCAAACTACAAAGCATTATTTACGCTATTGTTGGCTTTGGTAGTGCAACTCGGGTTTGCACAAATCAAGACCATTACAGGCACAGTTACAGATGATGGAGGTGTTCCTCTTCCAGGTGTTAACATTTTAGTGAAAGGATCATCTACAGGAACACAAACAGATTTCGACGGAAACTATAGTATAGAAGCTTCTCAAAATAGCATTCTTGTTTTTAGCTACGTAGGTTTTCAAGAGGCCGAAGTTGCCGTAGGCACCTCCTCTGAAATAGACATGGAACTCGTGGCCGGTGAAATGCTAGAAGAGGTTGTAATCAACGCACTGGGTATAGAAGTAAATCGTGCAACACA
It contains:
- the rlmB gene encoding 23S rRNA (guanosine(2251)-2'-O)-methyltransferase RlmB is translated as MSKETNIYGTRAIIEAIKAKKEIGKIYLQKGISNPLSKQLEHLIKDEGISVSYVPEEKLHKLSSQNHQGAIATISPIRFADFSQVAEAILAGEKKGLFLLLDQLSDVRNFGAIIRTAECTGVDAIIIPKSGGAPVTDDTIKTSAGAVFNIPICKVDHIKDAIFYLQGSGVQIVAATEKTDDLIYAVDFKDHTAIVMGSEGKGVTPGVLKLVDVKAKLPLSGKISSLNVSVACGAFLYEVVRQRY
- a CDS encoding SusD/RagB family nutrient-binding outer membrane lipoprotein, translating into MKRIYILLTALLATGMIFQSCETTDLDLTGNPNALTTDQTDVDFFNNAIQIRYANLMEKFGTTSAQVVRIEYLGSRNYLNAFAPTAFDDEWDDAYREILADVQAMRPIALENEQYRHLAIAQVLSADVLVTLVDNFGDIPYSEALQGADDLLNPNVDSGVAVYSAAEGMLNDAISNFTRDGSQPGPDTDLFYDNDYDLWVKLANTLKMKIYLQTRLVDADANSKFNAIVAAGNYITDTSEDFEFQWGTNENQPDTRAPKYADNYTPTGAGDYLSNWLIGTMQDKDDPRLRYYFYRQVNAVPGEEVPPNEQTLTCSLENAPQHYIDGGFTFCSLPNGYWARDHGDNDGTPGDGFLRSTYGVYPAGGNFDDSRFDPVTQGGGGAGAGITPLMLASWVDFMKAEMAYLENPATAEEFIIAGTQKSIAKVRSFGSLDGSADLSVAPSDDDVSTYLDDVASDYQSATETGKWNVMAEQFWIASFGNGTLNYNFYRRTGYPTTLQPNREFNPGGFIRSFRYPANFVNNNSSVSQKQDVTAQVFWDTNPPSPEFPTSN